Proteins co-encoded in one Neofelis nebulosa isolate mNeoNeb1 chromosome 2, mNeoNeb1.pri, whole genome shotgun sequence genomic window:
- the SSU72 gene encoding RNA polymerase II subunit A C-terminal domain phosphatase SSU72 has protein sequence MPSSPLRVAVVCSSNQNRSMEAHNILSKRGFSVRSFGTGTHVKLPGPAPDKPNVYDFKTTYDQMYNDLLRKDKELYTQNGILHMLDRNKRIKPRPERFQNCRDLFDLILTCEERVYDQVVEDLNSREQETCQPVHVINVDIQDNHEEATLGAFLICELCQCIQHTEDMENEIDELLQEFEEKSGRAFLHTVCFY, from the exons ATGCCGTCGTCGCCGCTGCGGGTGGCGGTGGTGTGCTCGAGCAACCAGAACCGGAGCATGGAGGCGCACAACATCCTCAG CAAACGGGGATTCAGTGTCCGGTCCTTTGGAACAGGAACCCACGTGAAGCTCCCAGGACCAGCACCAGACAAGCCGAATGTTTATGATTTCAAAACTACATACGACCAGATGTACAATGATCTCCTTAGGAAGGACAAAGAACT CTATACGCAGAACGGCATTTTACATATGTTGGACAGAAACAAGAGAATCAAGCCCCGGCCAGAAAGGTTCCAGAACTGCAGAGACCTGTTCGATCTGATCCTCACCTGCGAAGAGAGGGTGTACGACCAGGTGGTGGAGG ATCTGAACTCCAGAGAGCAGGAGACCTGCCAGCCGGTGCACGTGATCAACGTGGACATCCAGGATAACCACGAAGAGGCCACGCTGGGGGCGTTCCTCATCTGCGAGCTGTGCCAGTGT ATTCAGCACACAGAGGACATGGAGAACGAGATCGACGAGCTGCTACAGGAATTCGAGGAGAAGAGCGGCCGAGCCTTCCTGCACACGGTCTGCTTCTACTGA
- the TMEM240 gene encoding transmembrane protein 240, translated as MSMSANTMIFMILGASIVMAIACLMDMNALLDRFHNYILPHLRGEDRVCHCNCGRHHIHYVIPYDGDQSVVDASENYFVTDNVTKQEIDLMLGLLLGFCISWFLVWMDGVLHCAVRAWRAGRRYDGSWTWLPKLCSLRELGRRPHRPFEEAAGNMVHVKQKLYHNGHPSPRHL; from the exons aTGTCCATGAGCGCGAACACCATGATCTTCATGATTCTGGGGGCGTCGATCGTGATG GCCATCGCGTGCTTGATGGACATGAACGCACTGCTGGACCGATTCCACAACTACATCCTCCCGCACCTGCGGGGCGAGGACCGCGTCTGCCACTGCAACTGTGGCCG GCACCACATCCACTACGTAATCCCTTACGACGGGGACCAGTCGGTGGTGGACGCCTCCGAGAACTACTTCGTGACAGACAACGTCACCAAGCAGGAGATCGACCTCATGCTGGGGCTGCTGCTCGGCTTCTGCATCAGCTGGTTCCTGGTGTGGATGGACGGCGTCCTGCACTGCGCCGTGCGCGCCTGGAGGGCCGGCCGGCGCTACG ACGGCTCGTGGACCTGGCTGCCCAAGTTGTGCAGTCTGCGGGAGCTGGGCCGGCGGCCGCACAGGCCCTTCGAGGAGGCGGCCGGCAACATGGTGCACGTGAAGCAGAAACTCTACCACAACGGCCACCCGAGCCCGCGGCACCTCTGA